One segment of Alistipes finegoldii DSM 17242 DNA contains the following:
- a CDS encoding bifunctional folylpolyglutamate synthase/dihydrofolate synthase, which produces MNYTQTLEFLFSSLPVFEAKGATAYKPGLERITAFCRHIGNPQRNFFTIHVAGTNGKGSVSHIIASVLQQAGYRTGLFTSPHLQDFRERIRVDGEMIPKQKVVNFVDKHHGKMVELELSFFEMTAALAFDYFAQSDVEVAVIETGLGGRLDATNIIVPLVSVITNVGLDHTALLGDTLPKIAAEKAGIIKKSIPVVIGESDPRYNEVIEQTAAANKSKVIYAEQEFSCEPCPCGTDRQHFCMHRTRDNRNFEVDLDLGGNYQRRNMVTAAATVDFLHEETPLTISRRAFLEGARDTAANTSLMGRWQKLGEQPLTVCDTGHNPHGIAYVARQLKATPHKQLYCVIGFVRDKDLAHILPLLPHDAHYIFTQAKTERAFSAAELTAKAAIYGLHGETVTEVPAAVARAKELAGADDMIFIGGSTYVVAEAL; this is translated from the coding sequence ATGAATTACACCCAGACCCTCGAATTCCTCTTCTCGTCGCTGCCGGTCTTCGAAGCCAAAGGCGCGACGGCCTACAAGCCGGGATTGGAGCGTATCACCGCGTTCTGCCGCCACATAGGCAATCCCCAGCGTAACTTTTTCACGATCCACGTGGCGGGAACCAACGGCAAAGGTTCCGTGTCGCATATCATCGCATCGGTGCTCCAGCAGGCGGGCTACCGCACGGGGCTTTTCACCTCGCCCCACCTGCAGGATTTCCGCGAACGCATCCGGGTGGACGGAGAGATGATTCCCAAACAGAAAGTGGTGAACTTCGTGGACAAGCACCACGGCAAGATGGTCGAGCTGGAGCTGTCGTTCTTCGAGATGACCGCCGCGCTGGCTTTCGACTACTTCGCGCAGAGCGACGTCGAGGTGGCCGTGATCGAAACGGGACTCGGAGGACGTCTCGACGCCACGAACATCATCGTGCCGCTGGTGAGCGTCATCACCAACGTGGGGCTGGACCACACGGCGCTGCTGGGCGACACGCTGCCGAAAATCGCCGCCGAGAAGGCCGGCATCATCAAAAAGAGCATTCCGGTAGTCATCGGCGAGAGCGATCCCCGCTACAACGAGGTCATCGAGCAGACCGCCGCCGCCAACAAGTCGAAGGTCATCTACGCCGAGCAGGAGTTCTCGTGCGAGCCCTGCCCCTGCGGAACCGACCGCCAACACTTCTGCATGCACCGCACCCGCGACAACCGCAACTTCGAGGTCGATCTCGATCTGGGGGGCAACTACCAGCGCCGCAACATGGTCACGGCAGCCGCAACGGTCGATTTCCTGCACGAGGAGACGCCGCTGACCATCTCCCGCCGCGCCTTCCTCGAAGGTGCGCGCGACACGGCAGCCAACACCTCGCTCATGGGCCGCTGGCAGAAGCTGGGCGAACAGCCGCTTACGGTCTGCGACACAGGCCACAACCCCCACGGCATCGCCTACGTCGCCCGGCAGCTCAAAGCCACGCCCCACAAACAACTCTACTGCGTGATCGGCTTCGTCCGCGACAAGGACCTCGCCCATATCCTCCCCCTGCTGCCGCACGACGCCCACTATATCTTCACGCAGGCGAAGACCGAACGGGCCTTCTCTGCCGCCGAGCTTACCGCCAAAGCCGCGATCTACGGGCTGCACGGCGAGACCGTCACCGAAGTTCCCGCCGCAGTCGCCCGCGCCAAGGAGCTGGCCGGCGCCGACGACATGATCTTCATCGGCGGCAGCACCTATGTGGTCGCCGAAGCCTTGTAA
- a CDS encoding alpha/beta hydrolase has translation MNGGGPAVESLPVPDARRVLADLQAAVPVDLSGVEESERTIESEGRTLHLNLVRPAGTGRERLPVFVFVHGGGWVLGDYPTHRRLVRDLVAESGCAAVFVNYTPSPEARFPQAVEEIYIAVKWVAENGREIGVDGSRLALAGNSVGGNMSLAAALLAKDHGGPQIRTLVLMWPVTDAGYDWDSYVEYGRQRFLTAPLMKWMFEQYVSDPAQRGSDLMSPVRASAERLRGLPPTLIAVAENDILRDEGEKMGRWLDEAGVEVTTVRFNGVIHDWGMLNGFAGLHPTRTLVRLAGAVLRDYLRE, from the coding sequence TTGAACGGCGGCGGACCCGCCGTCGAGTCGCTGCCCGTGCCCGACGCGCGCCGCGTGCTGGCCGATCTGCAGGCGGCCGTTCCGGTCGATCTGTCGGGCGTCGAAGAGTCCGAACGGACCATCGAGAGCGAGGGGCGCACCCTGCACCTGAATCTTGTGCGGCCGGCGGGAACCGGCCGGGAACGGCTGCCGGTTTTCGTCTTCGTCCACGGCGGCGGCTGGGTGCTGGGCGATTATCCGACCCACCGCAGGCTGGTGCGCGATCTGGTCGCGGAGTCGGGTTGCGCGGCGGTTTTCGTCAACTATACGCCTTCGCCCGAAGCGCGGTTTCCGCAGGCCGTCGAGGAGATTTACATTGCCGTGAAATGGGTGGCCGAAAACGGCCGTGAGATAGGTGTGGACGGCAGCCGGCTGGCTCTGGCCGGCAACAGCGTTGGCGGCAACATGTCGCTGGCGGCGGCTCTTCTGGCCAAGGATCACGGCGGACCGCAGATCCGCACGCTGGTGCTGATGTGGCCGGTGACCGACGCCGGATATGACTGGGATTCCTATGTGGAGTACGGGCGTCAGCGGTTTCTGACCGCACCTTTGATGAAGTGGATGTTCGAACAGTATGTCTCGGACCCGGCGCAGCGCGGCAGCGACCTGATGTCGCCCGTGCGGGCTTCGGCCGAACGCCTGCGGGGGCTGCCGCCTACGCTGATCGCCGTCGCCGAGAACGATATCCTGCGCGACGAGGGCGAGAAGATGGGACGTTGGCTGGACGAGGCGGGCGTCGAGGTTACGACCGTGCGCTTCAACGGCGTGATACACGATTGGGGCATGCTCAACGGATTTGCCGGACTGCATCCGACGCGGACGCTGGTGCGGCTGGCAGGAGCGGTGCTCCGCGATTATCTGAGGGAATAG
- a CDS encoding Gfo/Idh/MocA family protein, with protein sequence MKKFAFLFCAVAAALFLAACESSPKGYSVVDGVIVFDAPARAEGQHSVLRLTTDPMPVVRVGFIGLGMRGPGAVERFTYLDGVEIKALCDLYPDRVEKSQEILAGRNLPAAAAYSGEEGWKELCRRDDIDLVYICTPWQLHVPMAVYAMEHGKHVAVEVPAAMSLEECWQLVDTAEKTQRHCMMLENCVYDFFELTTLNMAQHGLFGEIIHTEGSYIHDLDPFWEHYQGNWRLDFNQSHRGDVYATHGLGPACQLLDIHRGDRMTRLVSMDTESINGLKTAKEKMGAETFANGDQTLTLIKTEKGRTILLEHNVYTPRPYSRMYQLTGTEGFANKYPVQGYAFRPEQLAGEVPDHENLSGHSFIPAEARKTLMERYKHPIVRDIEDKARQVGGHGGMDFIMDYRLVYCLQHGLPLDQDVYDAAEWSCIGALTAASLEHNNAPVAVPDFTRGDWAKIDGYRHAMAQ encoded by the coding sequence ATGAAGAAATTTGCCTTTTTGTTTTGTGCGGTCGCCGCTGCGCTCTTCCTTGCGGCCTGCGAGTCTTCGCCGAAGGGTTACAGCGTCGTGGACGGTGTGATTGTTTTCGATGCCCCGGCCCGTGCCGAGGGCCAGCATTCGGTGCTGCGGCTGACGACCGATCCGATGCCCGTCGTGCGGGTCGGATTCATCGGGCTGGGCATGCGCGGTCCGGGCGCCGTGGAGCGTTTCACCTACCTCGACGGCGTCGAGATCAAGGCGCTCTGCGACCTCTATCCCGACCGGGTCGAAAAGTCGCAGGAGATCCTCGCCGGCCGGAATCTCCCCGCAGCCGCGGCCTACAGCGGTGAGGAGGGCTGGAAAGAGCTTTGCCGGCGCGACGACATCGACCTCGTCTATATCTGCACCCCGTGGCAGCTGCATGTGCCGATGGCGGTTTACGCCATGGAGCACGGCAAGCACGTGGCCGTGGAGGTTCCCGCCGCCATGTCGCTCGAAGAGTGCTGGCAGCTGGTCGATACCGCCGAAAAGACCCAGCGTCACTGCATGATGCTCGAAAACTGCGTTTACGACTTTTTCGAGCTGACGACGCTCAACATGGCCCAGCACGGGCTGTTCGGCGAGATCATCCACACCGAAGGTTCGTACATCCACGACCTCGATCCGTTCTGGGAGCATTATCAGGGCAACTGGCGTCTCGACTTCAACCAGTCGCACCGCGGCGACGTTTACGCTACGCACGGACTCGGTCCGGCCTGCCAGCTGCTGGACATCCACCGCGGCGACAGGATGACCCGTCTGGTGTCGATGGACACCGAGTCGATCAACGGACTCAAAACCGCCAAGGAGAAGATGGGCGCCGAAACCTTCGCCAACGGCGATCAGACGCTGACGCTCATCAAGACCGAGAAGGGCCGCACGATCCTTTTGGAACACAACGTCTATACGCCCCGTCCCTACAGCCGCATGTATCAGCTTACCGGCACCGAAGGGTTCGCCAACAAATATCCGGTTCAGGGCTATGCGTTCCGTCCCGAACAGCTGGCGGGCGAGGTCCCCGACCACGAGAACCTGAGCGGACACTCGTTCATTCCCGCCGAGGCCCGGAAGACGCTTATGGAGCGTTACAAGCACCCGATCGTCCGCGACATCGAGGACAAGGCCCGTCAGGTGGGCGGCCACGGTGGCATGGACTTCATCATGGATTACCGGCTGGTTTACTGCCTGCAGCACGGTCTTCCGCTCGATCAGGACGTTTACGACGCGGCCGAATGGTCCTGCATCGGCGCGCTGACGGCGGCTTCGCTCGAACATAACAACGCGCCCGTCGCCGTTCCGGATTTCACCCGCGGCGACTGGGCCAAAATCGACGGCTACCGCCACGCCATGGCGCAGTAA
- a CDS encoding TonB-dependent receptor: MGNEKNQTYASLMHVYANGILPNNSYDKYSVTVRNTTSFLQDRMTLDAGFSYVETEDQNMLSAGRYFNPLTSLYTYPRGESVEDLMMFEIYDSNKKRYVQNWAWGRGALDMQNPLWMMHRNVQNNKRRRSMMNASLTYKVTDWLTLAGRAKADLSVGESSRKLYASTDPLFAGGDNGFFEFTKEEDTHRYGDFIATVNKHWEQFSLFANVGASISDQLSSIAGARGPLELPNFFSLTNTNPYGASGQRLQERKREQEQAVFASVEAGWRGMLYLTATVRNEWHSNLAYTNNLSYCFPSVGLSGLIHEMVKLPSFIDYLKVRASWAEVGSPIPWGISYLTYKWKQGSWSTSATRPIQNLRPENTTSWEVGLNARLFANSLSLDFTYYKSNTKHQTFLVPLSGSAGYENMYAQTGNVENKGFELSIGYDKTWRDFSWSSSLTLSHNKNKVVELMNNYYDPQTDKYYTLKEYEVASMGGANFIMTEGGTMGDLYAYGDLRLDENGYIYINPNDPKLMVTDERIKLGSVLPDYNAGFRNDFSYKGINLSLLFSARFGGIVVSPTQGFLDGLGVSKASADARDAGGVPINNGRIDAQHYYETVGLGQLLSHYTYSATNVRLQEMSIGYTFPKKWMGDRVKLTASLVGRNLWMIYCKAPFDPELTASTGSYLQGIDYFMQPSLRSLGFNVQLKF; this comes from the coding sequence GTGGGTAACGAGAAGAATCAGACCTACGCTTCGCTGATGCACGTCTATGCCAACGGTATCCTGCCCAACAACTCATACGACAAATACTCCGTCACGGTCCGCAACACGACCTCGTTCCTGCAGGATCGGATGACGCTGGACGCAGGCTTCAGCTACGTGGAGACCGAAGACCAGAACATGCTCTCGGCAGGACGCTATTTCAACCCGCTGACCTCGCTCTACACCTACCCGCGCGGCGAAAGCGTCGAGGATCTGATGATGTTCGAGATCTATGATTCGAACAAAAAACGCTACGTGCAGAACTGGGCGTGGGGCCGCGGCGCGCTCGACATGCAGAACCCCTTGTGGATGATGCACCGCAACGTCCAGAACAACAAGCGGCGGCGCTCCATGATGAACGCGAGCCTCACCTACAAGGTGACCGACTGGCTCACCCTCGCCGGCCGCGCCAAAGCCGACCTGAGCGTCGGCGAATCGTCGCGCAAGCTCTACGCATCGACCGACCCGCTGTTCGCCGGCGGCGACAACGGATTCTTCGAATTCACCAAAGAGGAGGACACCCACCGCTACGGTGACTTCATCGCCACCGTAAACAAGCACTGGGAGCAGTTCTCGCTCTTCGCCAATGTCGGCGCCAGCATCTCCGACCAGCTCTCCAGCATCGCCGGAGCGCGCGGTCCGCTCGAACTGCCCAACTTCTTCTCGCTGACCAACACCAACCCCTACGGCGCATCGGGCCAACGGCTTCAGGAACGCAAACGCGAACAGGAGCAGGCCGTATTCGCAAGCGTGGAGGCCGGATGGAGGGGCATGCTCTACCTCACGGCCACGGTCCGCAACGAATGGCATTCCAATCTGGCCTACACGAACAACCTGTCGTACTGCTTCCCCTCGGTCGGCCTTTCGGGCCTGATTCACGAAATGGTGAAGCTCCCCTCGTTCATCGACTATCTCAAGGTGCGGGCTTCGTGGGCCGAAGTGGGCAGCCCCATTCCTTGGGGCATCTCCTACCTGACCTACAAATGGAAGCAGGGTTCGTGGTCCACGAGCGCCACCAGACCAATCCAGAATCTCCGCCCGGAGAACACGACCTCGTGGGAGGTGGGTCTGAACGCCCGGCTGTTCGCCAATTCGCTCTCGCTGGACTTCACCTACTACAAGTCCAACACCAAACACCAGACCTTCCTCGTGCCCCTGTCTGGTTCGGCCGGCTACGAAAACATGTACGCGCAGACGGGCAACGTCGAAAACAAGGGTTTCGAGCTTTCGATCGGATACGACAAGACATGGAGGGACTTCTCGTGGAGCTCCAGCCTCACGCTCAGCCACAACAAGAACAAGGTCGTCGAGCTGATGAACAACTACTACGACCCGCAGACGGACAAATACTACACGCTCAAGGAGTATGAAGTGGCCAGCATGGGCGGCGCCAACTTCATCATGACCGAAGGCGGCACCATGGGCGACCTGTACGCCTACGGAGACCTGCGGCTCGACGAGAACGGCTACATCTACATCAACCCCAACGACCCGAAGCTGATGGTCACAGACGAGCGCATCAAGCTCGGCTCGGTGCTGCCCGACTACAACGCCGGTTTCCGCAACGATTTCTCCTACAAGGGCATCAACCTCTCGCTGCTCTTCTCCGCACGCTTCGGCGGCATCGTGGTATCGCCCACCCAAGGATTCCTCGACGGACTCGGAGTCTCGAAGGCGAGCGCCGATGCGCGCGACGCCGGCGGCGTGCCCATCAACAACGGCAGGATCGACGCGCAGCACTACTACGAGACCGTCGGTCTGGGGCAGCTGCTCTCCCACTACACCTACAGCGCCACGAACGTCCGCCTTCAGGAAATGAGCATCGGATATACCTTCCCGAAGAAATGGATGGGCGACCGGGTCAAGCTGACCGCATCGCTCGTAGGGCGCAACCTCTGGATGATCTACTGCAAGGCCCCGTTCGACCCCGAACTCACGGCCTCCACCGGTTCCTACCTCCAAGGTATCGACTACTTCATGCAGCCAAGCCTGCGAAGCCTCGGTTTCAATGTCCAACTTAAGTTCTAA
- the lnt gene encoding apolipoprotein N-acyltransferase, protein MFRKLTAAILSVILLSPGWLGATGLTLPFALVPLLWISSSYDASRRSWRRMFGWAALTFALWNVATVWWLWNATPVGPVAATLASTFFNMIAFMLFHTVSKKGPKALGYTLLVAGWIATEYWYTVGEFSWPWLILGNGFSHETWLVQWYEYTGVFGGSLWVLLCNILFFEAIRARRNAARWAAAAGMLLVPAAVSLGIWWSWQQPAEGTAEVSVVQPNVDCYDKFNGRAEWQERNIVDLLTEVPAGAQFILLPETAVPRHYWEPGLTETRFDNEPGPFWQELADTLRSSHPQALLVTGAFTNRYYAAGLQPRTAVGNPYGDGYYDDFNTAVGLDSAGRTQLHHKGKLVIGVENTPTVIFDLMQFLVIDLGGVVGQIGMGQHGTAFAHAGMRMGPAICYEGLYGDFYGDFVRRGAQFMAIISNDGWWGDTPGYKHLFTISRLRAIEHRRAIARSANTGMSGFISARGDIGETLGWEKRGVISAAVPLNSELTFYTRYGDYLGRIAEYLTLLCVLYYIAYRVKRENYLVK, encoded by the coding sequence ATGTTTCGTAAACTGACGGCGGCAATCCTATCGGTCATTCTGCTCTCTCCGGGATGGCTCGGCGCAACGGGTCTCACGCTGCCGTTCGCACTCGTTCCGCTGCTATGGATCAGCTCGTCGTACGACGCTTCGCGCCGTTCGTGGCGGCGCATGTTCGGCTGGGCCGCGCTGACCTTCGCGCTGTGGAACGTCGCGACGGTGTGGTGGCTATGGAACGCAACTCCCGTGGGTCCCGTCGCGGCGACGCTGGCTTCGACATTCTTCAACATGATCGCCTTCATGTTGTTTCACACGGTTTCGAAAAAAGGCCCCAAGGCCTTGGGCTACACGCTGCTCGTCGCAGGCTGGATCGCCACGGAATACTGGTACACGGTCGGCGAGTTTTCGTGGCCGTGGCTGATTCTGGGCAACGGATTCTCGCACGAGACATGGCTCGTGCAGTGGTACGAATATACGGGCGTCTTCGGCGGTTCGCTGTGGGTGCTGCTCTGCAATATCCTCTTCTTCGAGGCGATCCGCGCACGGCGCAATGCGGCCCGCTGGGCCGCGGCGGCCGGCATGCTGCTCGTCCCGGCCGCCGTATCGCTGGGCATCTGGTGGAGCTGGCAGCAACCCGCCGAAGGGACGGCCGAGGTGAGCGTCGTCCAGCCCAACGTGGACTGTTACGACAAATTCAACGGCCGCGCGGAGTGGCAGGAGCGCAACATCGTCGACCTGCTGACGGAAGTCCCCGCCGGAGCGCAGTTCATCCTGCTCCCCGAAACGGCCGTGCCGAGACATTACTGGGAACCGGGACTCACCGAGACCCGGTTCGACAACGAGCCGGGACCGTTCTGGCAGGAGCTGGCCGACACGCTCCGCAGCAGCCATCCGCAGGCGCTGCTCGTCACCGGCGCCTTCACCAACCGCTATTACGCGGCGGGACTGCAGCCCCGCACGGCCGTGGGCAACCCTTACGGCGACGGCTACTACGACGACTTCAACACGGCCGTGGGACTCGACTCCGCAGGCCGCACGCAGCTGCACCACAAAGGCAAGCTGGTGATCGGCGTGGAAAACACCCCGACGGTCATCTTCGACCTCATGCAGTTTCTGGTCATCGACTTGGGCGGCGTCGTAGGGCAGATCGGCATGGGCCAGCACGGTACGGCCTTCGCGCACGCCGGCATGCGCATGGGCCCGGCCATCTGCTACGAAGGACTTTACGGCGACTTCTACGGCGACTTCGTGCGCCGGGGAGCGCAGTTCATGGCCATCATCTCGAACGACGGCTGGTGGGGCGACACGCCGGGTTACAAGCACCTGTTCACCATCTCGCGGCTGCGGGCCATCGAACACCGCCGCGCCATCGCCCGCTCGGCCAATACGGGCATGTCGGGCTTCATATCGGCCCGCGGCGACATCGGGGAGACCCTCGGCTGGGAAAAGCGGGGCGTGATCTCCGCCGCCGTGCCCCTCAACTCCGAACTCACCTTCTACACCCGATACGGCGACTATCTGGGCCGCATTGCCGAGTACCTGACACTGCTCTGCGTGCTTTACTACATCGCCTACCGGGTCAAAAGGGAAAATTACCTCGTAAAATAA
- a CDS encoding sigma-70 family RNA polymerase sigma factor produces MHQKPTKTCITSAEFGRLYSDYNPRFTEVAYRYVRDRGIAEDLVSDSFMAFWEERDRLPEDVNAPAYVLTIVKNKCLNHLKVRLLHLQIEKKLHSTPAAADPVRHSVIGGLRSRHAVRGGDADDARPRRQPDAGCRMPELTRRIFEGSRYENKSYKELAQELNIAFTHVNFEMRRALKILREEFKDYIFALIILLAVSNLI; encoded by the coding sequence ATGCACCAGAAACCGACCAAAACCTGCATTACCTCCGCGGAGTTCGGGAGATTGTATTCCGACTACAATCCCCGGTTTACCGAGGTCGCCTACCGTTACGTGCGCGACCGGGGAATTGCGGAGGATCTGGTGTCGGACAGTTTCATGGCGTTCTGGGAGGAGCGGGACCGGCTGCCGGAAGATGTGAACGCCCCGGCTTACGTGCTGACCATCGTCAAAAATAAGTGCCTGAACCACCTGAAGGTCCGGTTGCTGCACCTGCAGATCGAGAAAAAGCTGCATTCGACCCCAGCAGCGGCTGATCCAGTCCGACATTCAGTCATTGGCGGCCTGCGTTCCCGACACGCTGTTCGTGGAGGAGATGCAGACGATGCTCGACCGCGCCGTCAGCCGGATGCCGGATGCCGGATGCCGGAACTTACGCGGCGCATTTTCGAAGGCAGCCGCTACGAGAACAAAAGCTACAAAGAGCTTGCTCAGGAGCTGAACATCGCCTTCACCCACGTCAATTTCGAGATGCGGCGGGCGCTGAAAATACTTAGGGAAGAATTCAAGGACTATATTTTCGCGCTGATCATACTGCTGGCTGTCAGCAACTTGATTTAA
- a CDS encoding SusC/RagA family TonB-linked outer membrane protein: MNKKLILQIRSLYSLLFAVSLSLSSVAAFAQPAPPRITITMADVPMERVIDAIEKQSSYLFAIDTNVNISQKVSVSCTDASVETALTQMVKGTDVAYRIDASNVVLSAVRKEVSAQPRFVSGKVLDAQGNPVVGAAVIVKGTTVGMSTGADGDYSLQISPSAGNAVLVVNYLGFRPVEVTVGNRTQIDFTLHEESQAVDAVVVTALGIKRSEKALSYNAQQVSSEDISIVKDVNLMNSLNGKIAGAVINSSASGIGGATRVVLRGLKSISSSNNALYVVDGIPLFNNNNGEIKSEFESQPRGEGLTDLNPDDIESMTVLTGPSAAALYGSSAANGVIVITTKKGKTGRPQISFSNQTTFSSPLKMPEFQTKYGNQPRTYSSWGGTGDPFVL; this comes from the coding sequence ATGAACAAAAAATTGATTCTGCAAATCAGGAGTTTATATTCGCTGCTATTTGCTGTATCTCTATCTTTGTCATCCGTCGCGGCTTTTGCCCAGCCGGCACCGCCCCGGATCACGATCACGATGGCGGACGTTCCGATGGAACGGGTGATTGACGCCATCGAAAAACAATCCAGTTATCTCTTCGCCATCGACACGAACGTGAACATTTCCCAGAAGGTCAGCGTCTCCTGCACGGATGCCTCCGTCGAGACCGCACTGACGCAGATGGTCAAAGGAACCGACGTGGCTTACCGCATCGACGCCTCGAACGTCGTGCTCTCGGCGGTCCGCAAAGAGGTGAGCGCACAACCCCGATTCGTTTCCGGCAAGGTTCTCGACGCACAGGGAAACCCCGTTGTCGGAGCGGCCGTCATCGTCAAAGGGACGACCGTCGGCATGAGCACCGGAGCCGACGGAGACTACTCGCTGCAGATATCCCCCTCGGCCGGGAACGCCGTGCTGGTCGTCAATTATCTGGGCTTCCGCCCCGTAGAGGTCACCGTGGGGAATCGCACGCAGATCGATTTCACGCTGCACGAAGAGTCGCAGGCCGTAGACGCCGTGGTCGTAACGGCCCTCGGCATCAAGCGCTCGGAAAAGGCGCTCAGCTACAACGCCCAGCAGGTGAGTTCGGAGGATATCAGCATCGTGAAGGACGTCAATCTGATGAATTCGCTGAACGGTAAAATCGCAGGCGCGGTCATCAATTCGTCGGCGTCGGGCATCGGCGGCGCCACCCGCGTAGTGCTTCGCGGTCTGAAATCCATCAGCAGCAGCAACAACGCCCTCTACGTGGTGGACGGCATTCCCCTCTTCAACAATAACAACGGCGAGATAAAGAGCGAGTTCGAGTCGCAGCCCCGCGGCGAGGGTCTCACGGACCTCAACCCGGACGACATCGAATCCATGACCGTGCTCACCGGCCCCTCGGCGGCGGCGCTTTACGGATCGAGCGCGGCGAACGGCGTGATCGTGATCACCACCAAGAAGGGAAAGACCGGCCGGCCCCAGATTTCGTTCTCCAACCAGACGACCTTCTCCTCGCCGCTCAAAATGCCTGAGTTCCAAACCAAATACGGCAACCAGCCGAGAACCTACTCCAGCTGGGGGGGTACTGGCGACCCCTTCGTCCTATAA
- a CDS encoding FecR family protein, which produces MDDLLLYKFLQNEASEDEIRTVLDWLDADPANRKYFDGLDNMLNAARVNRPAGRKPLRRPLPSLRSIGAWSMRIAAVLCLCLGVSYFAATKMFDRKASNNSLSVFVPNGERISMTLTDGTTVWLNSGTTLEYPAVFARGERRVKVTGEAMFDVKSDPQHPFVVETFACDVRVLGTKFNVEANEEKGIFSADLLRGKVQVCNRTDRSDRITMEPNQTVHLENGKLQLHAQENADKLLWTDGILCITGMTFEEVMAKFERCYDINVEILRDDLPQIEFQRCKLRISEGIDHALAVLQHAADFRYERDITTNTLYIR; this is translated from the coding sequence ATGGACGATTTATTACTGTACAAGTTTTTGCAGAACGAAGCGTCGGAAGACGAAATCAGGACGGTATTGGACTGGCTCGACGCCGACCCGGCCAACCGGAAATATTTCGACGGGCTGGACAATATGCTCAATGCCGCCCGCGTAAACCGCCCCGCAGGCCGGAAACCCCTGCGTCGTCCGCTCCCGTCGCTGCGCAGTATCGGCGCATGGAGCATGCGCATCGCGGCAGTCCTGTGCTTATGTCTCGGAGTGAGTTATTTCGCAGCTACGAAGATGTTCGACCGCAAGGCTTCCAACAATTCACTGAGCGTGTTCGTACCCAACGGCGAGCGCATCAGCATGACGCTCACCGACGGCACGACCGTATGGCTCAATTCGGGCACGACGCTGGAATATCCGGCGGTTTTTGCACGCGGAGAGCGCCGGGTGAAGGTCACGGGCGAAGCGATGTTCGACGTCAAGAGCGACCCGCAGCATCCGTTCGTCGTCGAGACGTTCGCCTGCGACGTAAGGGTGCTGGGCACCAAATTCAACGTAGAGGCGAACGAAGAGAAGGGGATTTTCAGCGCCGACCTGCTCCGCGGCAAGGTTCAGGTCTGCAACCGGACGGACCGCAGCGACCGGATTACGATGGAGCCGAACCAGACGGTCCATCTGGAAAACGGAAAGTTGCAGCTTCACGCGCAGGAGAACGCCGACAAACTGCTCTGGACGGACGGCATCCTCTGCATAACGGGAATGACGTTCGAGGAGGTCATGGCCAAGTTCGAACGCTGCTACGACATCAACGTGGAAATTCTGCGCGACGACCTGCCCCAGATCGAGTTCCAGCGATGCAAGCTCCGCATCAGCGAAGGGATAGACCACGCCCTCGCGGTGCTGCAGCACGCGGCCGATTTCAGGTACGAACGAGATATTACGACCAATACGCTCTATATCAGATAA